In Ficedula albicollis isolate OC2 chromosome 19, FicAlb1.5, whole genome shotgun sequence, one DNA window encodes the following:
- the LOC101812657 gene encoding neuferricin, giving the protein MPGDLPLEHSPHAWGIHSMPGGFTPCLGNPLHAWAVIPWLGDSLHAWGLVPWLGIPSVAVGVAQWLGSLTTPCPAGRDATRAFASGDFTAAGLVDAVSGLSPAQLLSIHRWLSFYSDNYEPVGKLVGRFYDENGAPTEALREVEAAIEEAVKFQAESEQRKQQFPPCNSEWSSAKGTRFWCSRQSGGVHRAWAGVPRKLFSPGQGSRCVCVRSTGPPWGQPHSQHSDTGDLDDPQLQQYEGCPPLAEQCVLPPG; this is encoded by the exons ATGCCTGGGGATTTACCCCTGGAGCATTCACCCCATGCCTGGGGGATTCACTCCATGCCTGGGGGATTCACCCCCTGTTTGGGGAACCCACTCCATGCCTGGGCTGTCATTCCCTGGCTGGGGGATTCACTGCATGCCTGGGGGCTCGTTCCCTGGCTGGGGATTCCCTCTGTGGCTGTGGGAGTCGCTCAGTGGCTGGGGTCTCTCACCACGCCCTGCCCCGCAGGCAGAGATGCCACCAGGGCGTTTGCCAGCGGCGACTTCACCGCGGCGGGGCTGGTGGACGCGGTGTCGGGGCTGTCACCCgcccagctgctctccatccaCCGCTGGCTGAGCTTCTACAGCGACAACTACGAGCCCGTGG GGAAGCTGGTGGGCAGGTTCTACGATGAAAATGGGGCACCTACAGAAGCCCTGAGGGAGGTTGAGGCTGCCATTGAGGAAGCTGTCAAATTCCAAGCAGAAAGtgagcagaggaagcagcagttcCCACCTTGCAACTCTGAATGGAGCTCTGCTAAAGGTACCCGGTTCTGGTGCTCCAGACAGAG TGGGGGCGTGCACCGAGCCTGGGCCGGAGTCCCTCGGAAGCTGTTCAGCCCTGGCCAGGGGAGCcgctgtgtgtgtgtgaggagcacaggccccccctggggacagccacacTCCCAGCACAGCGACACTGGCGACCTGGATgaccctcagctgcagcagtacGAGGGCTGCCCTCCCCTGGCCGAGCAGTGCGTGCTCCCCCCGGGctga